A genomic window from Nocardioides sp. BP30 includes:
- a CDS encoding sterol carrier family protein, giving the protein MPARLKPAPPEEVRAARSRIAAAASTGDAPARADLKLLTKHYLALLESKAPGRSVEVRVPPFAAIQCVEGVRHTRGTPPAVIETDALTWIGLATADLSFAEAVAQGRISASGERADLAPYLPL; this is encoded by the coding sequence ATGCCCGCCCGGCTCAAGCCTGCCCCGCCCGAGGAGGTGAGGGCGGCCCGCAGCCGCATCGCCGCCGCCGCGAGCACCGGCGATGCGCCTGCGCGGGCCGACCTGAAGCTGCTGACCAAGCACTATCTGGCGCTGCTCGAGTCGAAGGCTCCCGGCCGCAGCGTCGAGGTGAGGGTGCCGCCCTTCGCCGCGATCCAGTGCGTCGAGGGCGTGCGCCACACCCGGGGCACGCCCCCGGCGGTCATCGAGACCGATGCGCTGACCTGGATCGGCCTGGCGACCGCCGACCTGTCCTTCGCCGAGGCGGTGGCGCAGGGCCGGATCAGCGCCAGCGGCGAACGGGCCGACCTGGCGCCGTACCTGCCGCTGTAG
- a CDS encoding winged helix-turn-helix domain-containing protein, whose translation MVQYDDPRILRAIAHPVRRRILAELHAGGALRAADVARTLDIPANQASFHLRQLAKYGIVEEAPDQARDRRDRVWKMASDDGISFRSEDMLAQPGGDAALEVYRRSARAWGYQLVDRSVEPDDPAAEKWVFNASLRFDPEELVEFAHEVEELHTRWRARTLGHDDGRVTYSVYQLVQPYPEDV comes from the coding sequence GTGGTCCAGTACGACGATCCCCGGATCCTGCGCGCGATCGCCCACCCCGTCCGCCGGCGCATCCTCGCCGAGCTCCACGCCGGCGGTGCCCTGCGGGCGGCCGATGTGGCCCGCACGCTCGACATCCCGGCCAACCAGGCCAGCTTCCACCTGCGCCAGCTGGCCAAGTACGGCATCGTGGAGGAGGCGCCCGACCAGGCCCGCGACCGCCGCGACCGGGTCTGGAAGATGGCCTCCGACGACGGCATCTCCTTCCGCAGCGAGGACATGCTCGCCCAGCCGGGTGGTGACGCCGCCCTGGAGGTCTACCGCCGTAGCGCCCGCGCCTGGGGCTACCAGCTCGTCGACCGCTCGGTGGAGCCGGACGACCCCGCCGCGGAAAAGTGGGTCTTCAACGCCTCGCTGCGGTTCGACCCCGAGGAGCTCGTCGAGTTCGCCCACGAGGTCGAGGAGCTGCACACGCGGTGGCGCGCCCGCACCCTGGGCCACGACGACGGCCGGGTGACGTACTCGGTCTACCAGCTCGTCCAGCCCTATCCGGAGGATGTCTGA
- a CDS encoding MFS transporter — MSSTRPRRWRSLARNRDFTVLWVGQTISDLGSQVSAFVYPLLGFALTGSAMWAASIEAAYLLGMVVTLLPAGLLADRCHRLRLMRLSSALGALLYLSLVLAGACGVLTIGHLLVVALATGVVGGLFSPAETAAIGDVVAADDMPTAMAQQQGRKHVAGLIGAPLGGLLFGLSRWVPFLFDAVSYAVAWVGLGRIRTDLAARPGPRARPIRDLRDGLRFTWRQPFLRVLLLWSPLVNLTVNALLLVAILRLVRGGTAPVAIALIDVVGGLCGIAGAVVAPWLIDRLPTGRLTLLAAWTMLPLMVPMAFWSGPGVVAAGLGAILLLNPAGNAGAGSYRMAITPAPLVGRVQAAMQFTSLVPMPLAPVLAGGLLGWLGGRGAILALAVLSGLIALIPSLSRSVRSVPRPGSWLTAA, encoded by the coding sequence ATGTCCTCGACCCGACCTCGGCGTTGGCGCTCCCTCGCCCGCAACCGCGACTTCACCGTCCTGTGGGTCGGGCAGACGATCTCCGACCTGGGCTCCCAGGTCAGCGCGTTCGTCTACCCGCTGCTCGGCTTCGCGCTGACCGGATCGGCGATGTGGGCGGCGAGCATCGAGGCGGCCTACCTGCTCGGGATGGTGGTGACCCTGCTACCCGCCGGGCTGCTCGCCGATCGCTGTCATCGCCTGCGTCTCATGCGACTCTCCTCCGCGCTCGGCGCCCTGCTCTACCTCTCGCTGGTCCTGGCCGGTGCCTGCGGCGTGCTCACCATCGGGCACCTGCTCGTCGTCGCGCTGGCCACCGGCGTGGTCGGCGGGCTGTTCTCGCCGGCGGAGACAGCGGCGATCGGAGACGTCGTGGCCGCCGACGACATGCCGACCGCGATGGCGCAGCAGCAAGGACGCAAGCACGTCGCCGGCCTGATCGGCGCACCGCTCGGCGGGCTGCTGTTCGGGCTCAGCCGGTGGGTGCCGTTCCTCTTCGACGCAGTCTCCTACGCTGTGGCCTGGGTCGGCCTCGGCAGGATCCGCACCGACCTGGCGGCTCGCCCCGGGCCGCGCGCCCGCCCGATCCGCGACCTGCGGGACGGCCTGCGCTTCACCTGGCGGCAGCCCTTCCTGCGGGTCCTGCTGCTCTGGTCACCACTGGTGAACCTCACCGTGAACGCGCTGCTCCTCGTCGCGATCCTGCGGCTGGTGCGGGGCGGCACCGCGCCCGTCGCCATCGCGCTCATCGACGTCGTCGGCGGCCTGTGCGGCATCGCCGGGGCCGTGGTCGCACCGTGGTTGATCGATCGGCTGCCCACCGGCCGCCTCACCCTGCTCGCAGCGTGGACCATGCTGCCGCTGATGGTGCCGATGGCGTTCTGGAGCGGACCCGGAGTGGTCGCCGCCGGGCTGGGCGCGATCCTGCTGCTCAACCCGGCCGGCAACGCCGGGGCCGGTTCGTATCGGATGGCGATCACCCCGGCACCCCTGGTCGGCCGGGTCCAGGCCGCGATGCAGTTCACCTCGCTGGTGCCGATGCCGCTGGCGCCGGTCCTGGCCGGTGGACTGCTGGGCTGGCTGGGCGGTCGCGGAGCGATCCTGGCCCTGGCCGTGCTCAGCGGGCTGATCGCGTTGATCCCCAGCCTCTCGCGGTCGGTGCGATCGGTCCCCCGGCCGGGCAGCTGGCTGACCGCAGCCTGA
- the purL gene encoding phosphoribosylformylglycinamidine synthase subunit PurL, with protein MPEVLDTVTHAASDPDRSQPWAELGLKEDEYAEIRRILGRRPTGAELAMYSVMWSEHCSYKSSKVHLRQFGEIPQETPAGKMLAGIGENAGVLDVGQGYAVTFKVESHNHPSYVEPYQGAATGVGGIVRDILAMGARPVAVMDPLRFGPLAEPDTHRVLPGIVAGVGGYGNCLGLPNIGGEAVFDASYLGNPLVNALAIGVLKHEDLHLAKASGAGNLVIMYGARTGGDGIGGASILASVEFDEDGPAKRPSVQVGDPFMEKLLIECTLELFASGIVRGIQDFGAAGISCATSELAAAGDGGMHVELTAVPLRDSTLAPEEILMSESQERMMAVIAPEDEARFYEICAKWDVEAATIGTVTGNGRLVIDWKGETIVDVDPRTVAHEGPVYERPLARPEWQDALQADGAEALARPASADELRATVLTLVASDNLCDKSWITDQYDRYVRGNTALAQPSDSGMIRVDESTNLGVSVSTDCNGRFAKLDPYAGAQLALAESYRNVATGGAVPLAISDCLNFGSPEDPAVMWQFAEACRGLKDACLELGIPVTGGNVSLYNQTGDVAINPTPVVAVLGVIEDVTTRTPSRFQAAGERVFLLGETREELSGSEWAHVVHGHLGGLPPRVDLAAEKALAELLHDLVGVASSAHDLSDGGLMQALAEPAMTSGIGVSVTVGGDPFVALFSESTARVLVTVPAERAGTLAALAAEHGVAVTELGETGGSSYVVDTAAGRIEIGLDELTAAWRATLPAALG; from the coding sequence GTGCCTGAGGTCCTCGACACCGTCACCCATGCCGCCTCCGACCCCGATCGGTCCCAGCCGTGGGCCGAGCTCGGGCTGAAGGAGGACGAGTACGCCGAGATCAGGCGCATCCTCGGGCGCCGTCCCACCGGCGCCGAGCTCGCGATGTACTCGGTGATGTGGAGCGAGCACTGCTCCTACAAGTCCTCCAAGGTGCACCTGCGCCAGTTCGGTGAGATCCCGCAGGAGACGCCGGCGGGCAAGATGCTCGCCGGCATCGGCGAGAACGCCGGCGTGCTCGACGTCGGGCAGGGGTATGCGGTCACCTTCAAGGTGGAGTCGCACAACCACCCGTCGTACGTCGAGCCCTACCAGGGCGCTGCGACGGGGGTGGGCGGCATCGTCCGCGACATCCTCGCGATGGGCGCACGGCCGGTGGCGGTGATGGACCCGCTCCGCTTCGGCCCGCTCGCCGAGCCCGACACCCACCGCGTGCTGCCGGGGATCGTGGCCGGCGTCGGCGGCTACGGCAACTGCCTCGGCCTGCCCAACATCGGCGGCGAGGCAGTCTTCGACGCCTCCTACCTCGGCAACCCGCTGGTCAACGCGCTGGCGATCGGCGTCCTCAAGCACGAGGACCTGCACCTGGCCAAGGCCTCGGGCGCGGGCAACCTGGTCATCATGTACGGCGCCCGCACGGGCGGTGACGGCATCGGCGGTGCCTCGATCCTGGCGTCGGTGGAGTTCGACGAGGACGGACCGGCCAAGCGGCCGAGCGTCCAGGTCGGTGACCCGTTCATGGAGAAGCTGCTGATCGAGTGCACCCTGGAGCTGTTCGCCTCGGGCATCGTGCGCGGGATCCAGGACTTCGGTGCGGCCGGCATCTCGTGCGCCACCTCCGAGCTGGCCGCGGCCGGCGACGGTGGCATGCACGTCGAGCTGACGGCCGTCCCGCTGCGCGACTCCACGCTCGCTCCCGAGGAGATCCTCATGAGCGAGTCGCAGGAGCGGATGATGGCCGTCATCGCTCCCGAGGACGAGGCGCGGTTCTACGAGATCTGCGCGAAGTGGGACGTCGAGGCGGCCACCATCGGGACGGTGACCGGCAACGGTCGGCTGGTCATCGACTGGAAGGGCGAGACCATCGTCGACGTCGACCCGCGCACCGTCGCCCACGAGGGTCCTGTCTACGAGCGCCCACTGGCGCGCCCGGAGTGGCAGGACGCCCTCCAGGCCGACGGCGCCGAGGCGCTCGCGCGACCCGCGTCGGCGGACGAGCTGCGCGCGACGGTGCTGACGCTGGTCGCCTCGGACAACCTCTGCGACAAGTCCTGGATCACCGACCAGTACGACCGCTACGTGCGCGGGAACACCGCGCTCGCCCAGCCGTCCGACTCCGGGATGATCCGGGTCGACGAGTCCACCAACCTCGGCGTCTCGGTCTCCACCGACTGCAACGGCCGGTTCGCCAAGCTCGACCCCTACGCCGGCGCGCAGCTCGCCCTCGCGGAGTCCTACCGCAACGTCGCCACCGGCGGAGCGGTGCCGCTGGCGATCTCGGACTGCCTCAACTTCGGCTCGCCCGAGGATCCGGCGGTGATGTGGCAGTTCGCCGAGGCCTGCCGCGGTCTCAAGGACGCCTGCCTCGAGCTCGGCATCCCGGTCACCGGCGGCAACGTCTCGCTCTACAACCAGACCGGCGACGTGGCGATCAACCCCACCCCTGTCGTGGCGGTGCTGGGCGTGATCGAGGACGTCACCACGCGGACGCCGTCGAGGTTCCAGGCGGCGGGAGAGCGTGTCTTCCTGCTCGGTGAGACCCGTGAGGAGCTGTCCGGCTCGGAGTGGGCCCACGTCGTGCACGGCCATCTCGGCGGCCTGCCGCCGCGGGTCGACCTGGCTGCGGAGAAGGCGCTCGCCGAGTTGCTGCACGACCTGGTCGGCGTCGCCTCCTCGGCCCACGACCTCTCCGACGGCGGCCTCATGCAGGCGTTGGCCGAGCCGGCGATGACGTCGGGCATCGGCGTCTCGGTGACGGTCGGGGGCGATCCGTTCGTGGCGCTGTTCTCGGAGTCGACCGCGCGGGTGCTGGTCACGGTGCCGGCCGAGCGCGCCGGCACGCTGGCCGCGTTGGCGGCCGAGCACGGCGTGGCGGTGACGGAGCTGGGCGAGACCGGCGGATCGTCGTACGTCGTCGACACGGCCGCGGGCCGCATCGAGATCGGTCTCGACGAGCTCACCGCCGCCTGGCGCGCCACGCTGCCCGCCGCCCTGGGCTGA
- a CDS encoding TetR/AcrR family transcriptional regulator: MRADAQRNYDKIVEVARQVFREKGYDAPLDEIAKRAGVGAGTLYRHFPTRDALLDAVMQAWVDSVEVATDKALVREGSPREVLLGWFETYVGLISSYKGNPAKLTSALGDPDSPILTKCQVLANANGRVIEHLGGALRTSVEPLQMARLIGGVATVADNADLDADAVRPMLEVLADGLLV; encoded by the coding sequence GTGCGAGCAGACGCTCAGCGCAACTACGACAAGATCGTGGAAGTGGCGCGGCAGGTCTTCCGCGAGAAGGGGTACGACGCCCCGCTCGACGAGATCGCGAAGAGGGCCGGCGTCGGCGCCGGCACGCTCTACCGGCACTTCCCGACGCGCGACGCGCTCCTCGACGCGGTCATGCAGGCCTGGGTCGACAGCGTCGAGGTGGCCACCGACAAGGCGCTGGTCCGCGAGGGCTCGCCGCGGGAGGTCCTGCTCGGCTGGTTCGAGACCTACGTCGGCCTGATCAGCTCCTACAAGGGCAACCCGGCCAAGCTGACCTCGGCCCTGGGGGACCCGGACTCGCCGATCCTGACCAAGTGCCAGGTGCTGGCCAACGCCAACGGCCGGGTGATCGAGCACCTCGGCGGCGCGCTGCGCACCAGCGTCGAGCCGCTGCAGATGGCCCGCCTGATCGGCGGCGTGGCCACCGTGGCCGACAACGCCGACCTCGACGCCGACGCCGTCCGGCCGATGCTCGAGGTGCTCGCGGACGGCCTGCTCGTCTGA
- a CDS encoding MFS transporter gives MTSTVLPRAHKAPLPSDLPPNAGRAAAGIFIVLIAQLMLVLDATVVNVALPHISTDLSFSPAGLSWVLNGYTLAFGGLLLLGGRLGDVFGRLRVFWLGLAVFTLFSLVGGLAQSAEMLVVSRALQGVGAAIAAPSVLALLTTSAPDEAARNRALGLFTAVSSGGGALGLILGGILTDLISWRWTLFINVPIGLFVLLTVRRFVTETPRRPGRFDIVGAIAATGGAVSVVWGLIGAPDHGWGSVRTIGALALGVVLIAILAVTERRVAHPLLRPSLLRSHRRVASLAIMATFYGGMMAMFFLMVQFLEDDLGFSPLTTGLAFLPMPASIFTLSRITPRLVARFGQLPLILVGTTGMTLGFLRLAELGSGAGYVDVFPSLLTLGISAGLTFMPITSLVLLGVEPEHAGSASGLLQTMQQLGGSVGLAVIASVYAANAVPGDFLHGARYGFGASAILAGLALVSALTLAARLIPRRSPRVALD, from the coding sequence ATGACCTCGACCGTACTGCCGCGCGCCCACAAGGCGCCCCTGCCCAGCGACCTCCCGCCGAACGCCGGACGCGCCGCCGCGGGCATCTTCATCGTCCTGATCGCCCAGCTGATGCTGGTCCTCGACGCCACCGTGGTGAACGTGGCCCTGCCGCACATCTCGACCGACCTCTCCTTCAGCCCGGCCGGGCTGTCGTGGGTGCTGAACGGCTACACGCTGGCCTTCGGCGGCCTGCTGCTGCTCGGCGGCCGCCTCGGCGACGTCTTCGGCCGCCTCCGGGTCTTCTGGCTGGGCCTGGCCGTCTTCACGCTGTTCTCGCTCGTCGGCGGCCTGGCCCAGTCCGCCGAGATGCTGGTCGTCAGCCGCGCCCTCCAGGGCGTGGGCGCCGCCATCGCTGCACCCTCGGTGCTCGCCCTGTTGACCACCAGCGCACCCGACGAGGCGGCCCGCAATCGGGCGCTCGGCCTCTTCACCGCCGTCTCGTCGGGCGGGGGCGCCCTCGGCCTCATCCTCGGCGGCATCCTCACCGACCTGATCTCCTGGCGCTGGACGCTGTTCATCAACGTCCCGATCGGGTTGTTCGTCCTGCTGACAGTGCGCCGCTTCGTCACCGAGACGCCGCGCCGCCCGGGTCGCTTCGACATCGTCGGCGCCATCGCCGCCACCGGCGGCGCGGTCTCGGTGGTGTGGGGCCTGATCGGCGCCCCGGACCACGGCTGGGGCTCCGTGCGCACGATCGGAGCACTCGCCCTGGGCGTCGTGCTCATCGCCATCCTGGCGGTGACCGAGCGTCGCGTCGCCCACCCGCTGCTTCGCCCGAGCCTGCTGCGCAGCCACCGGCGGGTCGCCTCGTTGGCGATCATGGCCACCTTCTACGGCGGGATGATGGCGATGTTCTTCCTGATGGTGCAGTTCCTCGAGGACGACCTCGGGTTCTCACCGCTGACGACCGGACTGGCCTTCCTGCCCATGCCCGCGAGCATCTTCACGCTCTCCCGCATCACGCCTCGCCTGGTCGCCCGCTTCGGGCAGCTCCCCCTCATCCTGGTCGGGACGACCGGCATGACGCTCGGCTTCCTCCGGCTCGCCGAGCTCGGCTCCGGCGCCGGCTACGTGGACGTCTTCCCCTCGCTGCTCACCCTGGGCATCTCGGCGGGCCTGACGTTCATGCCGATCACCTCACTGGTGCTGCTCGGCGTCGAGCCCGAGCACGCCGGGTCGGCCTCGGGCCTGCTCCAGACCATGCAGCAGCTCGGCGGCTCGGTCGGCCTCGCGGTGATCGCCTCGGTGTACGCCGCCAACGCCGTACCCGGCGACTTCCTGCACGGCGCGCGCTACGGCTTCGGCGCCTCCGCGATCCTGGCCGGCCTCGCGCTGGTCAGCGCGCTGACCCTGGCCGCGCGGCTGATCCCGCGTCGGTCGCCGCGGGTGGCGCTCGACTGA
- a CDS encoding glycoside hydrolase domain-containing protein — protein sequence MPASSPRHLTAAGLFRLLGAGLAALLVAALLTVPHHAAAPVALVRATASTNPATPGSFTGYGFDQCQAPSQAAMDTWLATSPYLAVGVYISGNSRACRTQTNLNATWVSTQLAKGWKLLPITLGPQASCSTRFPRYGNDPVISATKAANGTFATAAAQGKAEADKTLGVAAALGLVAGSTMYYDIEAFDTSKASCRNSALAFLSAWTTEIRAHHYLSGVYSSASSGLKMLDQVRASTPSAYALPDQVWIADWNQQANTSSSYVSGAGWMPHARIKQYQGGHNETYGGVTINIDRDFLDVGQGSVAPAESHCGGVPVDFTTYPNLKQPATGGTVTAALKPYVKALKCLLTERGGYHGKVNARFGKPLVTAVRTWRTTHGFGAGSGAWNKKLWLSLFASNAHPTLKYGSASSAVRDLQRALTVAVPTARPSITGRFDSATVTALTAYQKKLKVKNPGIAAATTWAQLAAGKR from the coding sequence ATGCCTGCCTCCTCGCCTCGACACCTCACCGCCGCAGGCCTGTTCCGACTTCTCGGAGCAGGCCTCGCGGCGTTGCTGGTCGCCGCCCTGCTGACCGTCCCCCACCACGCCGCCGCGCCGGTCGCGCTCGTCAGAGCCACCGCCTCGACGAATCCGGCGACGCCCGGCAGCTTCACCGGCTACGGCTTCGACCAGTGCCAGGCACCGAGCCAAGCGGCGATGGACACCTGGCTGGCGACCTCCCCCTACCTCGCCGTGGGCGTCTACATCTCCGGCAACTCCCGCGCCTGCCGGACGCAGACCAACCTCAACGCCACCTGGGTCAGCACCCAGCTGGCCAAGGGCTGGAAGCTGCTGCCGATCACGCTCGGGCCCCAGGCCAGCTGCAGCACCCGGTTCCCGCGCTACGGCAACGATCCGGTCATCAGCGCCACCAAGGCGGCCAACGGCACCTTCGCGACAGCGGCTGCCCAGGGCAAGGCCGAGGCCGACAAGACGCTCGGGGTCGCGGCGGCCCTGGGCCTGGTCGCGGGCAGCACGATGTACTACGACATCGAGGCCTTCGACACCTCCAAGGCCAGCTGCCGCAACTCGGCCCTGGCGTTCCTGTCGGCCTGGACCACCGAGATCAGGGCGCATCACTACCTCTCCGGCGTCTACTCCAGCGCCAGCTCCGGGCTGAAGATGCTCGACCAGGTCCGGGCGAGCACGCCGAGCGCCTACGCGCTGCCCGACCAGGTCTGGATCGCCGACTGGAACCAGCAGGCCAACACCAGCTCCTCCTACGTCTCCGGTGCCGGGTGGATGCCGCACGCGCGGATCAAGCAGTACCAGGGCGGTCACAACGAGACGTACGGCGGCGTGACCATCAACATCGACCGTGACTTCCTCGACGTGGGGCAGGGCAGCGTCGCTCCGGCCGAGTCGCACTGCGGCGGGGTGCCGGTGGACTTCACGACCTACCCGAACCTGAAGCAGCCGGCCACCGGCGGCACCGTGACCGCAGCGCTCAAGCCGTACGTGAAGGCGCTCAAGTGCCTGCTGACCGAACGCGGCGGCTACCACGGCAAGGTCAACGCGCGGTTTGGCAAGCCGCTGGTCACAGCGGTGCGCACCTGGCGCACGACGCACGGCTTCGGGGCCGGCTCGGGCGCGTGGAACAAGAAGCTGTGGCTCTCGCTCTTCGCCAGCAACGCCCACCCGACCCTGAAGTACGGCTCGGCGTCGAGCGCTGTGCGCGACCTGCAGCGGGCACTGACCGTCGCGGTCCCGACAGCCCGACCCTCGATCACGGGGCGGTTCGACAGCGCGACCGTCACAGCGCTGACGGCCTACCAGAAGAAGCTGAAGGTGAAGAACCCGGGCATCGCCGCGGCAACGACGTGGGCCCAGCTCGCCGCCGGGAAGCGCTGA
- the purQ gene encoding phosphoribosylformylglycinamidine synthase subunit PurQ, which produces MRIGVVTFPGTLDDVDAARAVRIGGNEAVALWHGDHDLQGVDAVVLPGGFSYGDYLRCGAISRFSPVMTEVIEAAGKGLPVLGICNGFQILCESHLLPGALIRNDHRRFVCRDQRLRIENNRTAWTAAYAEGAEVTIVLKNGEGGFVADAETLDRLEGEGLVVARYLDGNPNGSLRDIAGITNERGNVVGLMPHPEHAVEDLTGSGTDGLGFFTSLAERVFA; this is translated from the coding sequence ATGAGGATCGGCGTCGTCACGTTCCCGGGCACGCTCGACGACGTCGACGCGGCCCGCGCCGTACGGATCGGTGGCAACGAGGCCGTCGCGCTCTGGCACGGTGACCATGACCTGCAGGGTGTGGACGCGGTCGTCCTGCCGGGCGGCTTCTCCTACGGCGACTACCTGCGCTGCGGCGCGATCTCGCGCTTCTCCCCGGTGATGACCGAGGTGATCGAGGCGGCCGGCAAGGGCCTGCCCGTGCTCGGCATCTGCAACGGCTTCCAGATCCTGTGCGAGTCGCACCTGCTTCCGGGCGCGCTGATCCGCAACGACCACCGTCGGTTCGTCTGCCGCGACCAGCGCCTGCGCATCGAGAACAATCGGACGGCCTGGACGGCGGCGTACGCCGAGGGCGCCGAGGTGACCATCGTCTTGAAGAACGGCGAGGGCGGCTTCGTGGCCGACGCCGAGACCCTCGACCGGCTCGAGGGCGAGGGCTTGGTCGTCGCGCGCTACCTCGACGGCAACCCGAACGGCTCGCTGCGCGACATCGCCGGCATCACCAACGAGCGGGGCAACGTGGTCGGTCTGATGCCGCACCCCGAGCACGCCGTGGAGGACCTCACTGGCTCGGGCACCGACGGGCTCGGCTTCTTCACCAGCCTGGCCGAGCGCGTCTTCGCCTGA
- the purS gene encoding phosphoribosylformylglycinamidine synthase subunit PurS — protein sequence MPRVVVDVMPKPEILDPQGKAVLGALPRLGLEGVTEVRQGKRFELEVPEVTEAVLAEIEKIADIFLANTVIENYTVRVEDAR from the coding sequence ATGCCTCGAGTCGTCGTCGACGTCATGCCCAAGCCCGAGATCCTCGACCCTCAGGGGAAGGCCGTCCTGGGGGCGCTGCCCCGGCTCGGGCTCGAGGGGGTCACCGAGGTCCGCCAGGGCAAGCGCTTCGAGCTCGAGGTCCCCGAGGTGACCGAGGCGGTCCTCGCCGAGATCGAGAAGATCGCCGACATCTTCCTGGCCAACACGGTCATCGAGAACTACACCGTGCGGGTGGAGGACGCCCGATGA
- a CDS encoding general stress protein has translation MSNPAVQSALGAARFRLQFPQSLATYDDYATAQKTVDFLSDEGFPVENCMIVGTELKQMERITGRLTTGRVAINGAVSGLWLGLFVGILFSFFVTSKSAFAEIVSTMLLGLVFGMVWSLVGFAMTRGQRDFASVTQVIATKYEVLVEHKVAAQAREVLAKLPGALPNPFA, from the coding sequence ATGAGCAATCCTGCCGTGCAGTCCGCGCTGGGCGCCGCCCGGTTCCGCCTGCAGTTCCCGCAGTCGCTGGCGACGTACGACGACTATGCGACCGCCCAGAAGACCGTCGACTTCCTCTCCGACGAGGGCTTCCCCGTCGAGAACTGCATGATCGTCGGGACCGAGCTGAAGCAGATGGAGCGGATCACCGGCCGCCTCACCACCGGCCGGGTCGCGATCAACGGTGCCGTCTCGGGCCTGTGGCTGGGCCTGTTCGTCGGCATCCTGTTCAGCTTCTTCGTCACCTCGAAGAGCGCCTTCGCCGAGATCGTCTCCACCATGCTGCTGGGCTTGGTCTTCGGCATGGTCTGGTCGCTGGTCGGCTTCGCCATGACCCGCGGCCAGCGCGACTTCGCCTCGGTCACCCAGGTGATCGCCACGAAGTACGAGGTGCTGGTCGAGCACAAGGTCGCCGCCCAGGCGCGGGAGGTCCTCGCCAAGCTCCCCGGCGCGCTCCCCAACCCCTTCGCCTGA